From a single Halovulum dunhuangense genomic region:
- a CDS encoding LOG family protein encodes MTDQFPQHRFPKADEDISTARHVPDTPQTRAPTYRLAFADPEFLLRDELRPVRLQLELLKPELALNAAGIVSTIVMFGGARIPAPEDSHKARTKTLAELSYYYAQAEEFARLCTLESLKSGCKENVIISGGGPGVMEAGCRGAERAGGKNISLNIVLPHEQAPNLHATPEFCFNFHYFAIRKMHFLMRAKAITAFPGGFGTLDELFETLTLVQTGRMKPLPILLFGRSFWERVVNWQALAEAGTISDHDLSLFHYVDTAEEAFAFIRDWQPPT; translated from the coding sequence ATGACCGACCAGTTTCCGCAGCACAGGTTTCCCAAGGCCGACGAGGATATCAGCACCGCGCGCCATGTGCCGGACACGCCCCAGACGCGGGCGCCGACCTATCGCCTGGCCTTTGCCGATCCGGAGTTCCTGCTGCGCGACGAACTGCGCCCGGTGCGGTTGCAGCTGGAACTGCTGAAGCCGGAACTGGCGCTGAACGCGGCCGGGATCGTGTCCACCATCGTGATGTTCGGCGGCGCCCGCATCCCCGCGCCCGAGGACAGCCACAAGGCGCGCACCAAGACGCTGGCGGAGCTGTCCTACTACTACGCCCAGGCCGAGGAATTCGCCCGGCTCTGCACGCTGGAGAGCCTGAAGAGCGGGTGCAAGGAGAATGTCATCATCTCGGGCGGTGGCCCCGGCGTGATGGAGGCGGGCTGCCGCGGGGCGGAACGCGCGGGCGGCAAGAACATAAGCCTCAACATCGTGCTGCCGCATGAACAGGCGCCGAACCTGCACGCGACGCCCGAATTCTGTTTCAACTTCCATTATTTCGCGATCCGCAAGATGCATTTCCTGATGCGGGCCAAGGCGATCACCGCCTTTCCGGGGGGCTTCGGCACGCTGGACGAGTTGTTCGAGACGCTGACCCTGGTGCAGACCGGGCGGATGAAGCCGCTGCCGATCCTGTTGTTCGGGCGCAGCTTCTGGGAACGGGTGGTGAACTGGCAGGCGCTGGCCGAGGCGGGGACGATCTCGGACCACGACCTGAGCCTGTTCCACTATGTCGACACGGCGGAAGAAGCCTTCGCTTTCATCCGCGACTGGCAGCCGCCTACCTGA
- a CDS encoding esterase-like activity of phytase family protein, which yields MRRHPALIAALAWLAAGCADAQPAPPALVQEAAITWRAGDRAVASLSGLALDPDGNRFVAVNDKGFFVTGQLERTEGRLTGVSLLASGPLLDPRGASVRRYDVDAEGVTLGPDGRLHISFEANHRVWAYADLAGPADPLPIPAAFRALQNNSGLEALFTGPDGAIHAIPERSGELDRPFPVYRFDGTRWDVAFTVPRRPPHLVTGADLGPDGRLYLLERHWNGLLSFSSRIRSFRINPDGLRDELILLESPLGTYDNLEGISVWRDPQGRIRVTVISDDNNSILQRTEIVEFRLDAPQPPRPILRGDTTPPTQ from the coding sequence CCGGCGCTGGTTCAGGAGGCGGCGATCACCTGGCGCGCGGGCGACCGGGCTGTCGCCTCGCTCTCTGGCCTCGCGCTCGATCCTGATGGCAACCGCTTCGTCGCCGTCAACGACAAGGGGTTCTTCGTCACGGGCCAGCTCGAAAGGACCGAGGGGCGGCTGACGGGCGTCTCGCTGCTTGCCTCGGGGCCGCTGCTCGATCCGCGGGGCGCGTCGGTGCGCCGCTACGACGTGGATGCCGAGGGCGTCACGCTGGGGCCCGACGGGCGGCTGCATATCTCGTTCGAGGCCAATCACCGCGTCTGGGCCTATGCCGACCTGGCCGGCCCGGCCGACCCGCTGCCGATCCCGGCCGCGTTTCGCGCGCTACAGAACAATTCCGGCCTCGAGGCGCTGTTCACCGGGCCAGACGGGGCGATCCACGCGATCCCAGAACGCTCGGGCGAACTGGACCGTCCCTTCCCGGTCTACCGGTTCGACGGCACGCGCTGGGACGTGGCCTTCACCGTTCCGCGCCGCCCGCCACACCTGGTGACGGGGGCCGATCTGGGCCCGGACGGCAGGCTCTACCTGCTCGAGCGGCACTGGAACGGGCTTCTCAGCTTTTCCAGCCGCATCCGCAGCTTCCGCATCAACCCGGACGGACTCCGGGACGAGCTGATCCTGCTCGAAAGCCCGCTCGGCACATATGACAATCTCGAGGGTATCTCGGTCTGGCGCGATCCGCAGGGCCGGATCCGCGTCACCGTCATTTCCGACGACAACAACAGCATCCTGCAACGGACAGAGATCGTGGAATTCCGGCTGGACGCGCCCCAACCGCCGCGCCCGATCCTGCGCGGCGACACCACGCCGCCGACGCAATGA